In one window of Gemmatimonadota bacterium DNA:
- a CDS encoding phytanoyl-CoA dioxygenase family protein, whose translation MASGLTDHQKNRYLEDGFLPIEGLFDPASLDPLIAELNEVVDAWAERYHAEGRLPERFADEPFERRLYRIHEAMDGQCGELLEAVLGKRKTAGMFLVMTLPEILDVVESLIGSEILVHPQFNSRAKLPDRTSVVDWHQDIGFLDPDVMQTFMVNFWLPLVDTDEHNGCLEAIRGSHRSERLPFEDSPENIVPGALPAGERVSCPIPRGGVLLLQHTTVHRSAPNYSDHIRWSLDIRYSDWRKPTGRDDVPGFIARSRSHPEKVATGHEAWQRLFELD comes from the coding sequence ATGGCGAGCGGTCTGACCGACCACCAGAAAAACCGGTATCTCGAAGACGGCTTCCTGCCCATCGAAGGGCTGTTCGACCCCGCTTCGCTCGATCCCTTGATCGCGGAATTGAACGAGGTCGTCGATGCATGGGCGGAGCGGTACCACGCGGAAGGGAGGCTGCCGGAACGGTTTGCGGACGAACCCTTCGAACGGAGACTTTACCGGATCCATGAGGCCATGGACGGCCAGTGCGGGGAATTGCTCGAAGCCGTGCTGGGAAAACGGAAGACCGCGGGCATGTTTCTCGTCATGACCCTGCCCGAGATCCTGGACGTGGTCGAATCCCTCATCGGTTCGGAGATCCTCGTCCACCCCCAGTTCAACTCCCGGGCCAAGCTTCCGGACAGGACTTCCGTCGTGGACTGGCACCAGGACATCGGGTTCCTGGATCCGGACGTGATGCAGACCTTCATGGTCAATTTCTGGCTGCCGCTGGTGGATACGGACGAACATAACGGCTGTCTGGAGGCCATCCGCGGCAGTCACCGCAGCGAACGGCTCCCGTTCGAGGATTCACCCGAGAACATCGTTCCCGGCGCCTTGCCCGCCGGCGAGCGGGTATCCTGTCCCATTCCCAGGGGCGGCGTGCTCCTGCTACAGCACACCACGGTGCACCGTTCCGCGCCGAATTACTCGGATCACATACGATGGAGCCTGGATATCCGGTACAGCGACTGGCGAAAGCCCACGGGAAGGGACGATGTCCCGGGATTTATCGCCCGCAGCCGGTCGCATCCCGAGAAGGTCGCCACCGGGCACGAGGCCTGGCAGCGGCTGTTCGAACTGGACTGA